The Oscillatoria sp. FACHB-1406 genome includes the window ATCGGCAAAAGGAGGTCAAGTGCGCTTAGAGAAGCGCGAAAACAGCAACCTTCCCCCTGCCCTCGGTAACATTAAGCTGAATTTCTCGGGATTGGATTCGGTTGAAGCGCTCCAAGATGAAGACGTTTATGCCAAGGTGCTAGAGGAGCCAGCAAGCCAGGGCTGCTTCTATATCCAGTTCACTGCTAAATCCCCAAAAGTGGACGCAAAGCTCAAGGAAATTTATACAGCCACTAAAGCTAGCTAGCCAGTCAGACCGATGAAACTCTTGTTCTTAGGTTCGGGTTCGGCCTTCACCGTAGGGGCCGACAATTTTCAGTCTAATATGTTATTGCTCGACGAGAAAGGGAATAAACTGCTACTCGATTGCGGTTCTGATATTCGTTTTTCCTTACACGCTGCCGGATTCTCCTATCGAGATATTACCGATATTTATATCAGTCATCTTCATGCCGACCATGTTGGCGGTTTGGAATATATTGGATTTACAACTTTCTTTAACGAACGGTGTACTAAGCCTAATTTGTACGCGAGTAAAGATGTAGTGACAGATCTTTGGGATCGATGTCTATCGGGAGGGATGAGGGATATTGGCGACGATATAGCCGACCTCACAACCTATTTTGACGTGAAAAAAATCTCTAAAAATGGTTACTTTATTTGGCAACAATACAAATTTGAACTCGTGCGAGCGATTCACGTTCACAACAGCTTTTATTTAATGCCGAGTTACGGATTATTTTTTGAGATTGAAGGTCTTCGCGTCTTCGTGACCACTGATACGCAACTGAGTTTGGACGAAAATGGGGAGTGTTACGAAAGTGCAGACTTGATCTTTCATGACTGCGAAACCAGTACCCATCGCACCGCCGTTCATGCCAATTATCAAGATTTGCGGTGCTTGCCGGCGCGTTATAAAAGTAAAATGTGGCTTTATGGATATCAACCGGGTCATCTTCCCAACGCTCGAGAGGATGGTTTTTTAGGCTTTGTGAAACGCGGTCAAGTTTTCGATCTGACCTTAGCATCTCTGACCTCTAATTATGGCTGTTGGGCGAGGGAGGGATTAAAAGATATGAGTCCGGGAGGATTGCGATTTTGCCCTGAAATCCGCTCGAACGAGTTGAAGAAGACGTTGGAACCCTAGCTAGATTAGCTCTGATGAAAATACTGTCATTCCGGCTTGAAAATGATATTCTCCACTGTAGATGTGAGTGTGAGGAAATTTAGGTCGTGGTCAAATTGCCAATACAACCGAAACAAGAGTCTTATTACAGCGCCACCCGGCGATCGCTGCCCCTCGATAGTCCGATCGCAGCGCGATCGCTACCGGAAACGCCCCTGTTTGGCACCGATGGCATACGCGGTAAAGCCGGAGAGCTACTCAACGCCCCCTTAGCCCTACAAGCCGGTTTTTGGGCAGCGCGCGTTTTCCAAGAAGCTGCCGCGCGATCGGGTCCGGTCATCATCGGGCAGGATTCTCGCAATTCCAGCGATATGCTAGCCAATGCTTTAAGCGCTGGCTTAACCTCAGCGGGTTTGGAAGTCTGGAATGTGGGCTTATGCCCGACTCCTTGCGTATCTTACCTGACCGGCAGTAGCGATGCGATCGGCGGGATTATGATTTCCGCTAGCCATAACCCTCCTGAAGATAACGGGATTAAATTTTTTGGTCAGAAAGGGACGAAATTATCCGAACAGTGGACCCGAAAGATTGAAGCGGGAATCCGAGGGCAAGAAAGAATAGCCGTTTCCGGTGACAGTTGGGGAAGGCAATACCAACAGCCCCACTTAACCGATAAGTATGTCGAAGCCCTGACGCGATCGCTCCCCGCCGGAATCGACTTGCAAGGGCAGCGCATTGTCCTAGATCTGGCTTGGGGAGCCGCCGCCCACCTCGCCCCCGCCGTTTTTCGCCGTTTGGGAGCCGAGGTCATCTGCTTGCACGCAATGGCTTGCGGCGATCGCATCAACGTCGGTTGCGGTTCCACCCATCTCGAACCCCTGCAAGCTGCCGTGGGCGAATATCAAGCCGACTTTGGCTTTGCCTTCGATGGCGATGCCGATCGCGTCCTCGCTATTGATGGAAACGGGCGCGTTGTCGATGGCGACTACATTCTCTACTTTTGGGGCAAAATCCTCAAAGAACGGGGCGAACTGCCGGGAAATCTGCTGGTTGCCACCGTTATGGCAAACTTAGGGTTCGAGCGAGCCTGGAAAGCGCTGGGCGGCGAATTCCGACGTACCGCCGTCGGCGACCAATACGTTCAAGCTGAAATGCTCGAGTCCGGTGCGATGCTGGGCGGAGAACAATCCGGCCATATCCTCTGCCACCACCACAGCTACTCCGGCGACGGGCTGCAAACTGCCTTGCATTTAGCCGCTTTGGTGCAACAGTCCGGCGAATCTTTAGCAACGTTGGTGGATAAAAGCTTTCAGCGCTATCCGCAACGACTGTGCAACGTCCGCGTTGAAGATCGCGAACGCCGCTGCAACTGGCAAGCCTGCCAGCCCTTAATGGACGAAATCGCAGCGGCTGAAACGGCAATGGGCGATCGCGGGCGTATCCTCGTGCGCGCCTCCGGTACCGAACCCCTGATCCGCGTCATGGTTGAGGCGGAAGAAGCCCGCATGGTTTCTGATTGGAGCGAACGAATTGTCGCCACCGTCCAGACCTATTTGTTAGCCTAAAATTTATTGAATCATTCACTCCCGATCCCCAATCGAGCGTGGATGATTCAATAAGGTCTAACCTCGGTTAGAAAAACAGTGATAACCGATGTATGGTTAAATCCAAATCTAAGAAAAAATCAAAACAGAAAGGGAAGCAGAAACCGGAAGAACCCGCCCTCAGTCGCCAGGAATTGGCAATTCTAAAGCGC containing:
- a CDS encoding MBL fold metallo-hydrolase, encoding MKLLFLGSGSAFTVGADNFQSNMLLLDEKGNKLLLDCGSDIRFSLHAAGFSYRDITDIYISHLHADHVGGLEYIGFTTFFNERCTKPNLYASKDVVTDLWDRCLSGGMRDIGDDIADLTTYFDVKKISKNGYFIWQQYKFELVRAIHVHNSFYLMPSYGLFFEIEGLRVFVTTDTQLSLDENGECYESADLIFHDCETSTHRTAVHANYQDLRCLPARYKSKMWLYGYQPGHLPNAREDGFLGFVKRGQVFDLTLASLTSNYGCWAREGLKDMSPGGLRFCPEIRSNELKKTLEP
- the glmM gene encoding phosphoglucosamine mutase, which codes for MPLDSPIAARSLPETPLFGTDGIRGKAGELLNAPLALQAGFWAARVFQEAAARSGPVIIGQDSRNSSDMLANALSAGLTSAGLEVWNVGLCPTPCVSYLTGSSDAIGGIMISASHNPPEDNGIKFFGQKGTKLSEQWTRKIEAGIRGQERIAVSGDSWGRQYQQPHLTDKYVEALTRSLPAGIDLQGQRIVLDLAWGAAAHLAPAVFRRLGAEVICLHAMACGDRINVGCGSTHLEPLQAAVGEYQADFGFAFDGDADRVLAIDGNGRVVDGDYILYFWGKILKERGELPGNLLVATVMANLGFERAWKALGGEFRRTAVGDQYVQAEMLESGAMLGGEQSGHILCHHHSYSGDGLQTALHLAALVQQSGESLATLVDKSFQRYPQRLCNVRVEDRERRCNWQACQPLMDEIAAAETAMGDRGRILVRASGTEPLIRVMVEAEEARMVSDWSERIVATVQTYLLA